Sequence from the Microplitis demolitor isolate Queensland-Clemson2020A chromosome 7, iyMicDemo2.1a, whole genome shotgun sequence genome:
CAAAGAAACACCAATTAAAGCACGACGCAGTCGTACACCTGACAAACCACCACGATCTAAACGCGAAGCAACTCCACCACGTCATGTTGAAAAGTCTCCTGCTATCATGACATCTTCGTCTTCTTCATCGTCGACAAACAAGTCACgtgaattggaaaaaaaagatCGTGACAATGCTCATAAACGTGAGCGCAGTAAAGACCGTGATGATGTACGTaagagtgaaataaaatcacgTTTGTCGTTGAGTCAAGATGAAGGACAGAAAAAAAGTCAGCTTGGATCACGGgatattgatgataaaaatcatgGCAATGACAGTAGAAATCGTCCTAAAAGTCGAGAACGTCGTGGTGATAAAGATATTACTCGCAGTGGAGGTGGCGATGAGTCTCGTCACCCACGTGCTCAGCAGATACGTTCAGATCAACGTGACAAAGATCGTGATGATGTTGATCGCGGTAATATTGCTCGTGAACGTCGTGACCGTGATAAAGACAGTACGCAAAAACGTGAACGTGAATTAACTGTTGCGTCTTCTGTTGCTATGAACAGTAGCAGTAGtggtattgataaaaattcacgTTATGTACGTGATAAAGAACGTATTAAAGATAATGGTATGAaggatgataaaaataattcacgaGATCGTCGTGGTGAACGTGGTAACtctgatattaaattatcagacCGTGATAACAAAACATCTTCGTCTCAACGAtttgatagtaataaatatgaacGTACAATAGACAAAGAGGCTGTACATAAAAATGTTGATCGAGAGAGACTTGATCGTTTTCAGCGAGAACGTTCGCTGGAGAAACCGATTGATAAAAATGTATCTGTGTCACGTGAACATTTACCTGAACGTGATGCTATTTACGAACGTGGTGGTGGTAATAGACATAGACGTGTGCAAGGTGGTACTAGATACGAAAGAGGACACTCGACAATGGAACATGATAGGAAAGAAATTTCATCGTCTGTCAAAATTGAACGACGGGATAGTCCGCGTAGAAGTATGGAAGTGGATAGAAATTTTGATCGTGGATATTCGAGAGTGTCTTCGGATCATTGGGATCAGCAGGATGAACCACCGGGACGTATCGATTACCATCCGCACGAAGAGGAACGTAGAAAACCTATTGAGACACGTAAATTTAATAGTCCGTTTAGTGAACGGAGGAGTCGTGGTCGTGGCggaggtggtggtggtggtgatgATGATAGACCTTCTAGGTATCCTGTTCAAAATGAAAGACCTTTCGATGAACATCATCATCCAATGTACAGTGGCGATAAGCTACGACCTGGTCCGGTGAGAGATGAAAGCAGTAACGATAACTGGGACATGCATCATGAAGCTGCTGATCACGGTAGCAGGGATCGTGTTTACCCGCCAGCTGATTGGGAAGACAGAGAATGGCGACCGCGCAATCATCACTGGGATCGAGAGAGCCTTCCTCGTTCAGAGGCACACGATGAAGAATGGCCTCAACGTTACGACAGTCCTATGGCTGattggaaaataaatgaaacgaGAAAACCCTGGGAAAACCAATCGATTCATGTAAGAGGTCCGTACAGAAATGAACGTCACAAAGACATGGAAattggtgaaaatatttatgggaAACGACGTGGACCTTATAATACACCTGAGATTCGTGGTGCTGGTGGAGTTGGTGCTGCTGGTGGTGATGATTGTGGTAGTCATGGATCTAAACAAAGTTCTCTTCATGGTAGCATGAAAGAAGagccaataaataaaaaattaatggaattgGCTGAAGGTAGACCACGAAGAAGTCGTGAAAAATCAACAGATagttcacaaaaaaaatcactttcgAAAGAAAAAGTATTAGAACCAAAAGTATTGGAACAACCAGTTGTGGTTGAAATAAAACGTGTGTGTTTAGAAGAGTCATTGACTCGGCATACGGAAAGTGACTTGAGTGATATCAGTGATGACCCTGATGATATTCTTAATATGGAAGACGAAGAATCTGAAGATAAGAAATCTGTTGAAGTAGAAAAAGACATtggtaataataaaacttcaaCGGTTATTAGTGATGAAATTATTCAAGCCTCTAAAGCATCGCCTGAAAGAGTTGCTGAAGAGTCTACTGCTGCTTTAGTTGCTACTGCTGCTACTACTGCGACAGGTGTTACTGCAGTtgctgctactgctgctgctgctgctattAGTGTATTACATAAGGAAAAAGACAAAGATGAACAACAAGAGACTGCGGCAATTGATGAAGACAACATGGAGGCAATGGACTTTGAAGAAATTTCTGACGGCGAATTAGAGGAAGATATTAAAACAAGCGGTAAAGGTCTAGGTGATGCGCTAGGTGTTGATTGGGAAAGTTTAGTTAAAGAAACTCAACCGAGAAGACCTGTGATGTCAAATCAAGACTCAGCACAATGTCGATGGCAATGTAAAGCTATATTCCAACGAATTGGTATATCAGTTAAATATGCCGGGGAcgaatttattaacaaaattaaaaataaatataatgatgatgataatagtAAATTGCTGCTTGATAATGTCGCGATGATACACACGGCActttttagagaaaaaataacaaatgatTCGGTGTGCAGTTTGATTATTACTGATGATAGTCTTTATAGATTTAATAATCAACGTGATAAATATGATGATGAAGACCCGGAAGTTTTAAAACCTTTCACTAGTTTATTTGAAGAAGCTAAATTGTTATTGCAACACGCGTAAATaaacgtcttttttttttttttgcttttttttttttttttataaataaacaattatgaTATTAGGaactgaataatattttatataaagtacaaaatgaatataaaaaaatgataaattaaaattttgactttttaataACTGATGTATACTCTTTAATTgttactataaaatatatatataaataataaaaattttttttatgtaaatctTTCATGTTAAATGAAGTTATACTAAATATCTGTTGTAAACTTTTAGACATTGTAATTAGTATCttatattataattgtaaaataaatattatttacatgaatggaattatttgatatttcaatattttatttttaaattgtatatatttatatctataaaataacAGGTCTCTTTTTAAACGCGTATcacgaaaaattattggatattttcagattaaatttataccaCAAAATTTTGcgtatttcaaaaaaagtttttcgctatatattattatcattttgatgaaaagtatacttttttaaatttcatttgaacaaattttatcgataatcgtttgttctttttttttaaataaaagattataatatatatgaatctGTCTTTTTTTGGcatgatataattttattccattttctaattagtattttaatcaGTACTGaaaatactgataataataataattatcatcgtcaaattaaattcttgtttaaaaatacaaaaaatttcattttaaatgtcTGATAGTAAGtttaatgttgaaaaattgtattgtTATGCAGacaatatttttgatgaaaaattttttatataggGTAGAAGTACCATTGGTGGCtactgctccatttttggacatttaatactttattttaattaatgaaaaggtattaaaaaaaattttaattttaatagtgtgataaaagtatctttagacacatttaaaaaattaattgtgccATTgcgtattttacaaattattttattttaaatttctaagtggccaaaaacggtACTTCTACCCTACACAATTTTAGCCTGCGAAGCACAAGGGATCTgctagtattattatattttttaagttaaaaagaaaaattatttattttttatagttttaaattctacaaaattttttaacttctattgtttttttaatttatacgacaaaattttaaaaataaactgaaaaatttgaatgtaaaaaaatatttaaatattgtttttttttttctttacattttgaaattatatgtattttatttataaatataaatgat
This genomic interval carries:
- the LOC103569549 gene encoding serine/arginine repetitive matrix protein 2, with amino-acid sequence MSKSNIRKITVDPTKCNTDSRRPSVFERLGTKPITTSTNQTNTTINTPPSITSDYCRNWASNGNCSYGKTCKYANTHTLISPSKRAKKDNPNANVVAKEDPFKRITSKVVKKTSHSPDLNIEEWNQTDLEYEDEKVLERRRQLLQRELELQMKKDKEVHGKDKVKHKKRVMSSSSSSRSSSSSSSSSSSSSDDSSSSSTSDSRNKKLKKTKTKRHHSVSSDYEDDKDRGKKKLKLKRLNSSKTDKLPVKKKRRVESPAKKEVLKTTKKATTAANAGRKHNSVSRTRSPVSVTTHTSAKSKERNRSESPKGKPSKDERHYRKGRDSEDSSSAAKETPKNAKNVDKVAKEQSEKNKNRGEEKKVDDKLRPKVRAKDKEHISRTPPIERPKQPKETPIKARRSRTPDKPPRSKREATPPRHVEKSPAIMTSSSSSSSTNKSRELEKKDRDNAHKRERSKDRDDVRKSEIKSRLSLSQDEGQKKSQLGSRDIDDKNHGNDSRNRPKSRERRGDKDITRSGGGDESRHPRAQQIRSDQRDKDRDDVDRGNIARERRDRDKDSTQKRERELTVASSVAMNSSSSGIDKNSRYVRDKERIKDNGMKDDKNNSRDRRGERGNSDIKLSDRDNKTSSSQRFDSNKYERTIDKEAVHKNVDRERLDRFQRERSLEKPIDKNVSVSREHLPERDAIYERGGGNRHRRVQGGTRYERGHSTMEHDRKEISSSVKIERRDSPRRSMEVDRNFDRGYSRVSSDHWDQQDEPPGRIDYHPHEEERRKPIETRKFNSPFSERRSRGRGGGGGGGDDDRPSRYPVQNERPFDEHHHPMYSGDKLRPGPVRDESSNDNWDMHHEAADHGSRDRVYPPADWEDREWRPRNHHWDRESLPRSEAHDEEWPQRYDSPMADWKINETRKPWENQSIHVRGPYRNERHKDMEIGENIYGKRRGPYNTPEIRGAGGVGAAGGDDCGSHGSKQSSLHGSMKEEPINKKLMELAEGRPRRSREKSTDSSQKKSLSKEKVLEPKVLEQPVVVEIKRVCLEESLTRHTESDLSDISDDPDDILNMEDEESEDKKSVEVEKDIGNNKTSTVISDEIIQASKASPERVAEESTAALVATAATTATGVTAVAATAAAAAISVLHKEKDKDEQQETAAIDEDNMEAMDFEEISDGELEEDIKTSGKGLGDALGVDWESLVKETQPRRPVMSNQDSAQCRWQCKAIFQRIGISVKYAGDEFINKIKNKYNDDDNSKLLLDNVAMIHTALFREKITNDSVCSLIITDDSLYRFNNQRDKYDDEDPEVLKPFTSLFEEAKLLLQHA